In Rhea pennata isolate bPtePen1 chromosome 20, bPtePen1.pri, whole genome shotgun sequence, a single window of DNA contains:
- the TMEM97 gene encoding sigma intracellular receptor 2, translating to MAAPTRLLEWVFAVYFLSHIPITLMIDLQALLPGAGIYPESLTELLQWYAVTFRDPMMIQPPEWFKSFIFCEAFLQMPFFPIAAYAFLKGGCKWIRTPAIIYSSHVATTLFPILAHILFHDFSKSEHLGPQTQRERLILLSIYAPYLLIPLLILFTMLYSHQYNHVEKRKKK from the exons ATGGCTGCTCCGACTCGCCTCCTGGAGTGGGTCTTTGCTGTGTACTTTCTCTCTCATATTCCCATCACATTAATGATAGACCTGCAAGCGCTTCTGCCAGGAGCTGGTATCTACCCAGAGAGC CTGACAGAGTTGTTACAGTGGTATGCAGTCACCTTTAGAGATCCAATGATGATCCAGCCCCCTGAGTGGTTTAAGTCGTTTATATTTTGTGAAGCCTTCTTACAAATGCCTTTCTTTCCCATTGCAGCATATGCCTTCTTAAAAG GTGGCTGCAAATGGATAAGGACTCCTGCAATTATCTACTCTAGCCATGTAGCTACAACGTTGTTTCCTATCCTTGCTCATATCCTGTTTCATGATTTCTCAAAATCTGAGCATCTGGGCCCTCAGACACAACGTGAACGCCTAATTCTCTTATCTATATATGCGCCGTATTTGCTGATTCCACTTCTGATTCTCTTTACCATGCTGTACAGCCACCAATACAACCAcgtggagaaaagaaaaaagaagtaa